In Aspergillus fumigatus Af293 chromosome 2, whole genome shotgun sequence, a genomic segment contains:
- a CDS encoding HIT family protein, whose protein sequence is MSVRDPVPAMSAALKGAQIYFGPFLVTSQVFHLTPLSFALVNLKPILPGHVLVSPRRRVPRVADLTAAETSDLFLTVQRVGRMVERVYGASSLNIAVQDGPEAGQSVAHVHAHIIPRKRADLDHRGGMDAVYDLLDGEEGDLRRAFEEGKEGERRPRAKFPAVDNEGRSPRSMEEMEAEAEMLAREMERMEREVVG, encoded by the exons ATGTCCGTCCGAGACCCCGTCCCCGCCATGTCCGCCGCCCTCAAAGGCGCCCAGATCTACTTCGGCCCATTCCTCGTCACCTCCCAG GTCTTCCACCTCACACCACTCTCCTTCGCCCTTGTAAACCTCAAACCCATCCTCCCGGGCCACGTCCTCGTTTCCCCGCGCCGGCGCGTTCCCCGCGTTGCGGACCTGACCGCCGCCGAAACGAGCGATCTCTTCCTTACCGTGCAGCGGGTCGGACGGATGGTTGAGCGCGTGTACGGCGCGTCGAGTCTGAATATCGCTGTGCAGGACGGGCCGGAGGCGGGGCAGAGTGTGGCGCATGTGCATGCGCACATCATCCCGCGGAAACGGGCGGACCTGGACCATCGGGGTGGGATGGATGCGGTGTATGATTTGTTGgatggggaggagggggatCTGAGGCGGGCGTttgaggaggggaaggagggGGAAAGGCGGCCGAGGGCGAAGTTCCCTGCTGTTGATAATGAGGGGCGGTCGCCGAGGAGtatggaggagatggaggctgAGGCAGAGATGTTGGCgagggagatggagaggatggagagggagGTTGTGGGGTGA
- a CDS encoding Mob1 family protein, protein MAAGGASPSSSPRLPSPPPFTEVQIGPKSPSVGESFGTETQEFLAASKGNDNASSRRIRPGTKAADMAVGPPLIPLSQLDSPFQLQEHLKALYNHFTRPEGSETVVPISRDVAIQLAGPPEGVDKSLWLYELCRFLTMKVNNLIVAFFAENPPCSAQTCPEMRASEWQYLCAVHDPPKSCCAIDYCCHTLDWATNILTSPKHFPSRLTLGSEAGGGAQASLRYLTNIFRRLYRIFAHAWFQHRDVFWQVEGNDGLYIFFKTVCDMYKLIPEDNYTVPAEAEGLDANQSMQEQAGNRRMTILRKDSEGPLENIEPSSISTGATTRRHKNSASISSHVTTISEGAEESEEQPKAEPVIKSKDEKSTEAVPKVESEPQPAEEVVSEEQKEAADAPVQDPAESQDTVEEVQEDEEGKPSNTNTETAAKDEPEAVQPPEEPEATKAEESRADTQASAEDSPEASEEKTQQEPGAQSTTEPEPATEPAKEA, encoded by the exons atggctgctggtgggGCATCGCCGTCCAGCTCGCCGCGCTTACCTAGTCCTCCCCCGTTCACGGAGGTACAGATCGGGCCCAAGTCACCCTCGGTCGGCGAATCCTTTGGGACAGAGACGCAAGAATTTCTCGCAGCATCGAAGGGCAATGACAAtgcttcttctcggaggATCCGGCCTGGAACTAAGGCCGCTGATATGGCAGTCGGTCCTCCATTGATTCCTTTGTCGCAG CTCGACTCTCCATTCCAGCTTCAAGAACATCTGAAAGCGCTCTACAACCACTTCACCCGACCGGAGGGGTCCGAGACCGTCGTGCCTATCAGTCGAGATGTTGCGATACAGCTTGCGGGACCGCCCGAGGGGGTGGACAAGTCCCTGTGGCTCTACGAACTCTGTCGTTTCCTCACCATGAAAGTAAATAACCTGATCGTTGCTTTCTTCGCCGAAAACCCGCCATGCTCCGCGCAAACGTGTCCTGAGATGCGTGCATCCGAGTGGCAGTATCTGTGCGCCGTCCATGACCCCCCGAAATCCTGCTGCGCGATTGACTACTGCTGCCATACGCTCGATTGGGCCACCAACATCCTCACATCTCCAAAGCATTTTCCAAGTCGCCTTACGCTGGGTTCCGAGGCAGGCGGTGGCGCGCAGGCAAGCCTGAGGTACCTGACCAACATATTCCGTCGACTGTATCGCATCTTCGCCCATGCCTGGTTCCAGCACCGGGATGTGTTCTGGCAGGTTGAGGGGAATGATGGGCTGTACATATTTTTCAAGACGGTGTGCGATATGTACAAGCTTATCCCTGAAGACAATTATACAGTGCCTGCTGAAGCGGAGGGACTCGATGCCAATCAGTCAATGCAGGAGCAGGCGGGCAACCGTCGGATGACGATCCTACGAAAGGACAGTGAGGGCCCGTTGGAGAACATTGAGCCTTCGTCCATAAGCACTGGTGCAACCACCCGGCGCCACAAGAATAGCGCGTCCATCAGTTCCCACGTTACGACGATCAGTGAGGGTGCGGAGGAATCAGAAGAGCAACCGAAGGCGGAGCCTGTGATAAAGTCAAAGGATGAAAAATCTACTGAGGCTGTACCAAAGGTTGAGTCTGAACCACAGCCTGCAGAAGAGGTTGTAAGTGAGGAGCAAAAGGAAGCTGCCGATGCACCCGTACAAGACCCGGCCGAGTCTCAGGATACCGTTGAAGAGGTgcaagaggacgaagagggGAAGCCTTCAAATACGAATACAGAAACGGCAGCAAAGGATGAGCCGGAAGCCGTCCAGCCGCCTGAGGAGCCAGAAGCAACCAAGGCCGAGGAGTCGCGAGCAGACACGCAAGCCAGCGCAGAAGACAGCCCAGAAGCAAGCGAAGAGAAGACCCAACAGGAGCCTGGAGCTCAGTCAACAACCGAGCCTGAGCCAGCGACAGAGCCAGCCAAGGAGGCTTGA
- a CDS encoding HD domain-containing protein, translating to MSSDAPSDPLWTTQSVLSTLPHPPEENSASPIPFFHLLERLKTTKREGWRRFGISTGESISDHMYRMSIMTMLAPPTLASRLNLPHCMKMALIHDMAESIVGDITPVDKVNKAEKARREAEVMDYIAKNLLGGVPGGMLTGEEILKVFNEYEANETLEAQFVHDVDKMELLLQMLEYERTHKVDLSEFCHVAGRIQLDEVKEWAATVLKEREAFWKGMAANTNGTA from the exons atGAGTTCCGACGCACCTTCCGATCCTCTCTGGACCACTCAGTCAG TTCTGTCCACGCTGCCTCACCCTCCCGAAGAAAACTCCGCCTCCCCCATACCAtttttccatctcctcgaacgTCTAAAGACCACCAAGCGCGAAGGCTGGCGTCGCTTTGGCATCAGCACCGGCGAATCGATTTCTGACCACATGTACCGCATGTCAATCATGACCATGCTTGCTCCTCCTACACTCGCGTCCCGCCTGAACCTGCCCCACTGCATGAAGATGGCGCTTATCCATGACATGGCCGAGTCGATTGTGGGCGACATCACCCCTGTggacaaggtcaacaagGCCGAAAAAGCGCGCCGCGAGGCCGAAGTGATGGACTACATTGCAAAGAACCTGCTTGGCGGTGTACCTGGAGGCATGTTGACGGGCGAGGAGATTCTGAAGGTGTTCAACGAATACGAAGCGAACGAAACTCTCGAGGCACAATTTGTGCACGACGTCGATAAGATGGAGCtattgctgcagatgctCGAGTACGAGCGCACCCACAAGGTTGACCTCTCGGAGTTCTGTCACGTTGCCGGTCGTATCCAGCTGGACGAGGTCAAGGAATGGGCGGCCACTGTTCTCAAGGAGCGGGAGGCTTTCTGGAAAGGAATGGCCGCGAACACGAATGGTACAGCATAG
- a CDS encoding CobW family GTP-binding protein, whose product MPADIIEDDDAPPELVDVSALPDSEKLNISTTPSTTLDTPAQDRVPITLVTGYLGAGKTTLLNYILSEKHGKKIAVIMNEFGDSTDIEKPLTVNQNGQEVTEWMEVGNGCICCSVKDSGVMAIESLMERRGTFDYILLETTGLADPGNLAPVFWVDDNLGSSIYLDGIVTLVDAKNILRLLDEPAPEETATSHTDGSENAGPGHSGPVLSMAHMQISHADVIILNKADLVTQEELDQVRSRILAINSVAKIHVTDHSRTPQIEGVVLDLHAYDHLDSLDFGAKGHSHIDPAISTIAIVIPPIPADKVSRVDTWLQSVLWESKIPVMDNIDTSNLNNFEIHRLKGILALQDGSCKIIQAVREVFEIRDSEPTTRGGGDCKLVLIGRGLGQDAQPWRRNFEAFLEAGP is encoded by the exons ATGCCGGCGGATATTatcgaagacgatgatgctCCCCCAGAGCTGGTGGATGTGTCCGCCCTACCGGACTCAGAAAAGCTCAATATTTCCACGACACCATCTACAACATTAGACACGCCAGCACAGGATCGCGTGCCAATCACTCTGGTAACGG GCTATCTCGGTGCGGGCAAGACTACCTTGCTCAATTACATCTTGAGTGAGAAACATGGCAAAAAGATAGCCGTGATCATGAACG AGTTCGGGGATT CGACGGACATCGAAAAGCCATTGACGGTCAACCAGAACGGCCAAGAGGTCACCGAGTGGATGGAGGTCGGAAACGgctgcatctgctgttcTGTCAA AGACTCCGGCGTCATGGCCATCGAGTCACTCATGGAGCGCCGGGGAACATTCGACTACATCCTCCTAGAGACAACAGGGCTCGCCGACCCAGGCAACCTCGCCCCCGTCTTCTGGGTAGATGATAACCTCGGTAGCTCCATCTACCTGGACGGAATCGTCACCCTAGTCGACGCGAAGAACATCCTCCGTCTTCTGGACGAGCCCGCGCCAGAGGAAACCGCAACGAGCCATACCGACGGATCGGAGAACGCGGGCCCCGGGCACTCGGGGCCTGTTCTCTCCATGGCGCACATGCAGATCTCCCACGCGGACGTGATTATCCTGAACAAGGCGGATCTCGTCACCCAGGAGGAACTCGACCAGGTCCGCTCTCGCATCCTGGCGATCAACAGCGTCGCCAAAATCCACGTCACCGACCACAGCAGGACACCACAGATCGAGGGCGTCGTGCTGGATCTCCATGCATACGACCATCTTGATAGCCTGGACTTTGGAGCAAAGGGACACAGTCACATCGACCCG GCAATATCAACAATCGCCATAGTCATACCCCCTATACCCGCCGACAAGGTCTCACGGGTAGACACCTGGCTCCAATCCGTTCTATGGGAATCAAAAATCCCAGTAATGGACAATATAGATACTTCTAACCTCAATAATTTCGAGATCCACCGTCTAAAAGGCATTCTAGCCCTCCAAGACGGGTCCTGTAAGATTATCCAAGCTGTTCGGGAAGTCTTCGAGATCCGAGACTCGGAGCCGACAACAAGGGGCGGAGGCGACTGCAAGCTCGTTCTGATCGGCCGGGGGCTGGGACAGGATGCGCAACCGTGGCGGAGGAATTTTGAAGCGTTCCTGGAGGCTGGCCCGTAG
- a CDS encoding Rad4 family protein has protein sequence MPPFVPRKRVSSEDPPTAKRQNATPIVEIADFDEDSDSESSLSDAPSFDDEPLAKRDLQKQKKQASDGSESESESDDDDEVDWEDAIDSKLTSTSISTPAPAVQDLELTLDKNEVHLADIADGKKGPSKIERQIRIATHCLHVQFLLYHNAVRNAWANDTKVHEILRQKIPAGIHKEVKRWRIASGLDPPEKEPEIKSKKKKGKTRKSDRDWSEGSSRVEPGKPDMSRGDPIISLLRILAAYWRKQFKITVPGLRKGGYRPMARLEAEISSFQKDGHDPERHGERIRDIEEFRSAAERMEGSRDLGAQLFTALVRALGMEARLVANLQPLGFGWTKAEAYTPRPKVDEGPVEENGGSEPIVGLESDSTDSESDPAHKYNPRKYDKDLPFPIYWTEVASPVTHEIIPVDPLILSNPVATTPELQAAFEPRGAKAEKAKQVICYVVAYSSDKTAKDVTTRYLRRRTWPGKTKGYRIPVEKIPVPGRKRKFFEYDWFRTILRVYERSEENRTKVDEIEDTTDLRPNQPEKKQVKEGDTLQSLRSSTEFVLERFLRREEALRPGAQPVRTFVSGKGDKAKEEKVYRRADVLKCLSAESWHKEGRRIKMGEAPLKLVPIRAVTLLRKREVDEMERETGEKPKQGLYAKYQTEYIIPPPIRDGIIPKNEYGNIDCFVPSMVPRGAVHIPWPGTVRICKELGIDYAEAVTGFEFGSKMAVPVIQGVVVASENEDLVKDAWRAEDAEKRKKEQLKAEKRILQTWRKFLFGLRIAERVREEYGAEDGDMERESHNPFASRQARSQARPPAVPEALHDWHGEPADRGGGFLLPGDDDGDDGDLVVEDHHPRQAHPPVQQTEALSQDEGEEGTGYDAVSISSDGPGDLSSPQQISDSEETEPSVSASDYEPPSRRRRTRNSGQRTRGK, from the coding sequence ATGCCGCCCTTCGTTCCCCGTAAACGTGTCTCTTCCGAGGATCCGCCCACGGCCAAGCGTCAGAATGCCACCCCCATCGTGGAGATTGCAGACTTTGATGAAGACTCTGACTCCGAGTCATCCTTGAGTGATGCGCCTAGCTTTGACGACGAACCACTTGCGAAAAGGGACCttcagaaacagaagaaacaAGCTTCCGATGGCTCCGAATCCGAGTCTGAGtccgacgacgatgacgaggtGGATTGGGAGGACGCGATAGACTCCAAACTCACCTCTACGTCGATCTCGACGCCGGCTCCCGCTGTGCAAGATCTCGAATTGACATTGGACAAGAATGAGGTACATTTGGCTGATATCGCAGATGGGAAGAAAGGTCCATCCAAGATTGAGCGCCAGATCCGCATCGCCACGCATTGTCTACACGTCCAATTTCTACTCTACCACAACGCCGTGCGCAACGCCTGGGCAAACGATACCAAAGTCCATGAGATCTTACGCCAAAAGATTCCTGCTGGGATTCATAAGGAGGTCAAGAGATGGCGCATCGCCTCCGGTCTCGACCCTCCCGAGAAGGAGCCGGAGATAAAatccaagaaaaagaaaggcaaaaCTCGGAAATCAGATCGGGATTGGAGTGAAGGCTCATCACGCGTAGAGCCTGGGAAGCCGGATATGAGTCGTGGGGATCCGATCATCTCATTGCTTAGAATCCTGGCCGCTTACTGGAGAAAGCAATTCAAGATTACCGTGCCGGGACTACGAAAGGGTGGCTATCGGCCGATGGCTCGCCTGGAAGCCGAAATATCTTCTTTCCAAAAAGACGGACACGATCCTGAGAGACATGGGGAGCGAATACGCGATATAGAAGAGTTCCGGTCTGCAGCAGAGCGAATGGAGGGCTCTCGAGATCTCGGGGCTCAGCTGTTCACCGCGCTGGTCCGCGCTCTAGGTATGGAAGCCCGTCTGGTCGCCAATCTTCAGCCCCTTGGATTTGGCTGGACCAAAGCGGAGGCCTACACGCCGAGACCCAAAGTGGATGAAGGGCCCGTGGAGGAAAATGGGGGGTCTGAGCCTATAGTTGGTCTAGAGTCCGACAGCACTGACTCAGAGAGCGATCCCGCCCATAAGTACAATCCCAGAAAATACGACAAGGACCTTCCCTTTCCCATCTATTGGACTGAGGTAGCCTCACCCGTCACTCACGAGATAATCCCTGTCGATCCTTTGATACTGTCAAACCCTGTGGCAACAACTCCAGAGCTGCAGGCTGCGTTTGAGCCTCGTGGGGCCAAAGCTGAGAAGGCCAAGCAGGTCATATGTTACGTTGTTGCGTACTCTTCCGACAAGACTGCTAAGGATGTTACGACACGCTATCTCCGCCGTCGAACCTGGCCAGGCAAGACCAAGGGCTATCGCATACCAGTAGAGAAAATTCCTGTTCCTGGCCGGAAGAGAAAGTTTTTCGAGTATGACTGGTTTCGAACCATTTTGCGGGTGTATGAGCGCTCTGAGGAAAATCGCACGAAAGTCGATGAGATCGAAGACACTACAGACCTACGCCCTAACCAACCCGAGAAGAAACAGGTCAAGGAAGGGGACACGCTGCAGAGCCTTCGTTCGTCGACGGAATTCGTCCTGGAGCGATTTTTGCGCCGCGAGGAAGCCCTTCGACCTGGCGCCCAGCCTGTCCGCACGTTTGTGAGCGGCAAGGGCGACAAGgccaaagaggagaaggtctACCGGCGAGCAGATGTCCTCAAATGCCTGTCCGCTGAGAGCTGGCACAAGGAAGGGCGCCGGATCAAGATGGGGGAAGCCCCGCTGAAACTGGTGCCAATCCGGGCCGTCACCCTTCTCCGGAAGCGCGAAGTCGACGAGATGGAGCGCGAAACGGGCGAAAAGCCCAAACAAGGCCTATATGCCAAGTACCAGACCGAATACATAATACCACCACCAATCCGGGACGGCATCATCCCCAAAAACGAATACGGCAATATCGATTGCTTCGTACCCAGCATGGTACCCCGCGGTGCCGTCCACATTCCGTGGCCAGGCACCGTACGCATCTGCAAGGAGCTTGGCATCGACTACGCGGAAGCCGTCACCGGCTTCGAGTTCGGGTCCAAGATGGCCGTCCCCGTCATCCAGGGCGTGGTTGTAGCCTCCGAGAACGAAGATCTTGTCAAGGACGCCTGGCGCGCCGAAGACGCCGAGAAACGGAAAAAGGAGCAACTCAAGGCTGAGAAACGCATCCTCCAGACATGGCGCAAATTCCTCTTTGGGCTGCGCATCGCGGAGCGCGTTCGCGAGGAGTACGGAGCCGAAGACGGAGACATGGAGCGCGAATCTCATAACCCGTTCGCAAGCCGACAGGCACGAAGTCAAGCCCGTCCACCCGCTGTTCCGGAGGCCTTGCATGACTGGCATGGGGAACCTGCCGACCGTGGCGGtggcttccttcttcctggtgatgacgatggcgacGACGGCGACCTGGTCGTTGAGGATCACCACCCACGCCAGGCTCATCCGCCCGTGCAGCAAACTGAAGCTCTGAGCCAGGACGAGGGTGAGGAGGGCACCGGCTACGATGCCGTTAGCATCAGCTCCGACGGACCCGGCGATCTCTCGTCTCCACAGCAGATATCGGATTCTGAAGAGACCGAGCCGTCAGTATCTGCTTCCGATTATGAGCCACCCTCGAGGCGCAGGCGCACTCGGAATTCGGGTCAAAGGACAAGGGGCAAATAA